A genomic region of Fusarium oxysporum f. sp. lycopersici 4287 supercont2.30 genomic scaffold, whole genome shotgun sequence contains the following coding sequences:
- a CDS encoding uncharacterized protein (At least one base has a quality score < 10): MSRAYMYLCCCFIVRCTSTRLAYSMRNVRPARLTSLAADAEIKTYYTTQPGTANLALARKLRQSTNSSVGHGRTSSQ; this comes from the coding sequence ATGTCTAGAGCCTATATGTatctctgctgctgcttcatCGTCCGGTGCACGTCGACAAGGCTAGCCTACAGCATGCGGAACGTCAGACCCGCTCGTCTTACGTCGCTCGCTGCAGATGCCGAGATCAAGACGTATTACACTACGCAACCAGGAACAGCAAACTTGGCACTTGCCCGAAAATTGAGGCAGTCAACCAACTCGTCGGTCGGCCATGGGCGGACAAGCTCCCAATGA
- a CDS encoding uncharacterized protein (At least one base has a quality score < 10) has product MGGQAPNDDSTGVRALTVITPFFSLGLVIFILRMYTRIIPAYKLHASDYLITIAVVAEIITYSLFAAAVANGFGRHNEYISPASSIAILKCLFGVMITGLWASTFARLSIACLLHSFSMSRSWKMALWFIMGFQIVALAASETFQLLECRPVRAMWEPVVDAKCMPTQKVWVIGYVFVGASMFSDLVLTILPIFLIWKLSRSVVERCLVSVLMGLSVFATITTVLKIVYMKTFDIDSPDIFRATMPLFLWCRMEECLIMTAASAPLLKAPVESVLTRLGFPTFHNSVRHLNSWDSIRTPEHHITGKDASRGQRYEGEHRERMPTFVD; this is encoded by the exons ATGGGCGGACAAGCTCCCAATGACGACTCCACCGGGGTACGCGCCTTAACCGTTATCactcccttcttctctctcggTCTAGTTATCTTTATCCTCAGGATGTACACTCGCATTATCCCCGCATACAAGCTACACGCTTCAGACTACCTTATTACGATTGCAGTG GTTGCAGAAATAATCACCTATTCGCTCTTTGCAGCGGCTGTCGCCAACGGCTTTGGACGTCACAATGAATACATCAGTCCAGCAAGCAGTATCGCCATCCTTAAATGTCTATTTGGAGTCATGATCACAGGACTGTGGGCGTCAACTTTCGCCAGACTTTCTATCGCATGCTTATTACACTCTTTCTCCATGTCGAGGTCATGGAAGATGGCTCTCTGGTTCATTATGGGATTTCAAATAGTTGCGCTTGCTGCAAGCGAGACTTTTCAGCTACTTGAGTGCCGCCCGGTGCGAGCCATGTGGGAACCAGTTGTTGATGCGAAATGTATGCCTACACAGAAAGTCTGGGTAATTGGCTACGTCTTCGTTG GAGCCAGCATGTTTAGTGACTTGGTGCTGACCATTCTGCCAATCTTTCTTATCTGGAAACTGAGCAGAAGTGTCGTAGAACGCTGTCTTGTGTCTGTTTTGATGGGATTAAGCGTTTTTGCTACCATCACTACTGTGTTGAAAATCGTTTATATGAAGACATTTGACATTGACTCTCCTGATATCTTCCGAGCTACCATGCCTTTGTTCTTGTGGTGTCGAATGGAGGAATGTCTGATAATGACGGCAGCTTCTGCTCCACTGCTCAAAGCTCCGGTTGAATCGGTCCTCACTCGATTGGGATTTCCCACATTTCACAATTCAGTCAGACATCTCAACTCGTGGGACTCGATTCGAACACCTGAACATCACATCACGGGTAAGGATGCCAGCCGTGGCCAAAGATACGAGGGGGAACACCGCGAGAGGATGCCGACTTTCGTGGATTGA